A window of Odocoileus virginianus isolate 20LAN1187 ecotype Illinois chromosome 3, Ovbor_1.2, whole genome shotgun sequence genomic DNA:
ttaaaggaaatcagtcctgaagattcattggaaagatgatcctgaagctgaaactccaatactttggccacctgattcgaagaactgactcattggaaaagaccctgatgctgggaaagatcgaaggcaggaggagaaggggatgacagaggatgagatagttggattgcatcaccaactcgatggacatgagtctgagcaagctccgggagttggagatggacaggaaagcctggcatgctgcagtccgtggggtcacaaagagttggacacgactgagctactgaactgaactgagagtgcaCAGTTCTTAAGTTGAGGAagttcctccttccttccactcCCTGGAAGGAAGCCATGACAGCTCTGAGGACCAGAAAGGCTCAGACAAGGGAATAAATGTCCCACCTACAGGCAAAGAGCCAGGACATAACCTCCCTTCTTGGCATAACATCATCTAGGGCAGcggtccccaaactttttggcaccagggaccagtttcaagGAAGACAGTTCTTCCATGAATCCGGGGTGTGGAGGGGATAGTCTtaggatgattcaagcgcattacatttaattttcactttatttctattttctggaaatcTCAGGATATTCTGCCTTGACTTTAGGGTTAGGGTCTGTGCTTCCAGGAGAATCTAGtgccactgctgatctgacaggaggtgggGCTAAGGCGGTAATATAAGGTGGGGAGCGACTGTAAACACCATTGCCCTCTtgcctgctgctcacctcctgctgtgcggCCTGGTTCCTGACAGGCCATGGATTGGTACCAGTCCGTGGCCCAGGAattggggacccctgttctagGGGTTTAAGGGGCCTCAAAATTGAGCCCTGTACCAGCTCTAGGCATTTTTCTGTCCTTGCAATTCACATACAGAATGGTCGCTCCCatggggcacagtggtaaagaatccacctgccaacgcagggcactcagaagacatgggttcgatccctgggttgggaagatcccctggagaaggaaatggctacccagtccagtattcttgcctggagaattgcatggacagaggagcttggcaggttgcAGTTCATGCAGAGTCGaaacgcgcgcgcgcgcgcgcgcacacacacgcagactGTGACCTTTACTCTACCGCCTGCCTCTCTCAGGCCTCAGTCCCCTCGCCCCGCCCCGAGTGTGGGGTCCTGGGTCCCCAGCCTTACCGAGTCTCCAGGCCGTCAATgtattccttcttctttttccgGCTTTCTTGAGCTGACTGCTTGTTTCGGATTTTCCGGCGGATCTTTTTCAGCACTCGCTCCTCGTACTGCAGAGTGACATGGGGAGGAGACTGAGTCAGTCTGCAGGGTCCACTCTCTTGCCCAGACCCCACAATTTCACCCCCAGTATCCTCCCAAGGGAGTCAGACTCAGGGACTTGAGGGCCGACCCCTCATGGCTTGAAGGCCGGATTTTCTGTCCTCAGATTTCTGCAGTCTCTagtggtggtgggggcggggggtggggaatggggatAGTCCTGGTTTCCTGATGATCTTCCCTGCTCCCAATCCCAGTTCCATTTTTAACAACTAGATTTTGTGCACTGGTGCAATCGCGCCACCGCCTGGCCATGTGTGGGATTGGCGCCTTTCCCCAAGGCAGTTATCACTAAGAGAAGTCTTTCAATTGGGAAAGGCAAACTCAGGTATTGATGCTGAGTGAACAGGCTGAGTGGAGGTCGCAGCCAGCTAGAAAGCCCCCAGTGTGTTGGCTTTGAGGATGAATTTTCTGGCTCTGGTGACGGACACATCCTAACATTCTAGTTGTGTGTGCAGTgcttaggcactcagtcgtgcccgactctttgcgaccccaccgactgtaacccgccagattcctccgtccatgggaattctccaggcaagaataactggagtgggttgccatgccctcctgcaggggatcttcccaacacagggatcgaacctaggtctccagcattgcaggcggattctttaccatctgagccaccagttagGGAGAACTAAACGTGagactcaggcttcccaggtggtgcagaagtaaagaatccacctgccaatgcaggaaatgcaagagacatgagttcgacccctgggtcgggaagatcccctgaaatatggagtggcaacccactccaatgttcttggctGAAAAAtgaatgccatggacaaaggaacctggtgggctaccatccatagggttgcaaagagttggacacgactgagcgcgcacacacacacacatgcacacaaaggtGAGACTCATGGGCATGTTACTGCAGGAAATAGGATGAGGCCCAGGGCCAGGGGTCCCACTGACTCACCTTGGTAAGGGGCAGCTGAGTGGGCAGAGTGATGCCTTCTTTGGCTAGTAGCTTCTTCTCATCCTCCGTCAGCACCAGCTCCTGGCAGTGCCCAGTCCCAGGTTGCAACAGGTGGGGGGCTGCCAGCTGATGTTGCTGCTGTGGGGAAACCAGGAGAACTGCTTTGGGGGCAGAGACAGTGACTGCCTCTGGGAAATAAAAGGCATCGAGAAACAATTGATCCAGTTGCTATAGGGTCCACACCGGCACTAGGGCTCCCAAGAACCAGCCCACAGCCCTCTGACGCAGCCATTCCATTTCCAGGAATTCATCTCACAGATACaagtgtgggttttttgtttgtttgtttcacaaATAGTCATTTGACAGTTATGTGTTTAGCACCTACTACAGGCCACGCACTGCTCTGGGCTCTGAACATTTCTCACAGCTCTTGTCTGCAACAGCAAATGGAAAATCCAACAAACAGGGTGTAGGATAAGTGAGCCTCCAGGAAAAGACGGTGAGAGGTGGTTCTCCCCGTGTACCTGTTTGTACCTTTGGAACTTGGACTGTATGCATGCCTTTGACTATTCAAAAAATTATCAAACTAAATTTAAATCATGAAATagaaacactgaaaatgaaagaactgTGTCATCAGACAGCCAAGTCCTAGGAATGTCACACCAGGGCTCAGGAATAAAGGTAGAGGTTGGGGCAGTCTGCTATCTATCGGATCAAACTCCAATCCCTGGAATTCCAGGCCATTGATGAGTCCAACCATTTTCTGTTCAGGGCTCAAACCTCAGTGTgttcatctgcaatgtgggaataAGGCCTCCCACTTCCAAAAGTTGTTCACACACAGAACAATGATATTGAACTTGTTATTTTTACAAAATCCAGTTAGCATTTCCAAAGCAGTCATTGTCTTTCCTATCCCTCAAGACCTGCTGAAGTTTTGTcttctccaggaagctttcctGGACCTGCAATGCCCCTCTAGCCTCTCTCCCTTATGTATACACTTCCCTAAGCAGTCATTGTCCCCTCTTGACCATGAGGTCCCCATAGACTGGGTACACAACTGACGCTCACCGCAGGTCTCTCAAGTCAAGAGAGGTGTTCTGGTCTTTTTTAGAGGTTGTCAGGACAACTTGAGGCATCAggagttcaaatcctgacttgGCCACTTGCttgttgtgtgactttggatCTGTGGCTTAGCCTCTCTGGGgactggttttctcatctgtgaaagggaGCAGGGCACTAATTGGGTTCTCAGGCCTGGTTTGCCCATAGCGGAAGGTCCAGGCAAGATAAGAGAGCCCAAAGTAAGCATACAATGGGCACAATAGACCCAATAGGTCAGCTCAGGAATTGAGCCTGCAGCAGCTGTGTGATTTAAGGCAAATTACTAAACCTCTCTGTGCCCACTTCCTCACATGTGAAATTAAGATAATAGCCTCAGTTTTCAGGGTTGCTTTGAATTAAAAGACCTGGAACCAATACCAACCCCTGTCTGTGACTGTCTTCCAGTTTTCAAAATGGGTGTATTGGGGCCCCATGAGCCCCAGTGCCTCTCCCAGTTCTGATGCTccagggggcaggtgggggctgcTCACCAGGTCCCCGCTGCTGCAGGAGAGGAGGAGGTCCTTGACTGTGAGGTTGTAACGTGAGGGTGAGTCAGCCAGGTCAGTCTGCTCCTCGGCATAGACGCCTGGGCTCCACATTTCTAACAGCGCACATGGGGATGGAGACAGGGGTGGGGGTCAGGCAGGGGACCTCGAGCTCCCAGGCAGCTCCCTACCTGCCTCCTCCAGTAAAGCCCCCAGCAGTGACCCTAATGTGCTAGGCATTTGTTGCTTGGCTTGGGACCCCAAGACCAGGTGCCTCAATCTCCCCTCTGTCGTAAGACGGGGACCCCAGTTCATCAGGACGTTGTTAGGGACCCATGGCCAGCCCAAGAGGGAGTGGCTGTTATCACTCAGGATTAGGGGCTGAATCTGCAGCCGGCTGGGCCTTATCTCCTCCTGGGGGCAGGGACCAGTTCTGATTCACCCGCAGTTCCCTCCCACCAGCTACCTGGCACCCCATAGGTGAGCTGCTCTGGAGAGCACAGTCTTCCGAGTCAGATGGCCCTTGCTTCTAATCCCAACTGGGTGGagccgtgtgaccttgggtaagggagtaaacctctctgagcctcagtttctcaagTCTCCAATGGGACTAATAAGCACTCCCACCCTATCTCGGGGCTCAAAAAAAGATAGAGGATGCCCTCTTGGTGGATTCTTCTGCATCAGGCCTTTCCCCAGGTCCAGAGGAGCACCCCAAGGCCTGGGATCCCACAGTCTCACACACTTTCATTGAGTCTCCTATGAACCAGACATGGAAGGCATAAAAACTGAGGTTGCCAGCGCAATGCTTGAGGCAgattgaatcccagctctgtggCTCTGACTCATCTCTTAACCATCCAGAAAATGGGTCCATGACAACACCCCAGTACCCATCTCAAAGGGGGGATTTGTGCGTTCAGTGCCCGGGACAAGGAGAGGGAAGTTGGCTGACACAGGACTCACCCAGGTCTATAGCCACAGAAGTCTCAAGCCTTTGGGCCGCTGGCCCGAGGTGCCTGGCAGGGCAGGTGGGGCCAGGATGGTAAGAGGGGCAGGGCCCCTCACCAGACTCCACACTATGGCAGCTGGCAGGGGTGGCAGGCACCCCACCGCGTGGAGGCGTGTCCTGGGGGTCAGAGGGCAGATCTTCTGAGATGCCACTGTCACTGGCCGCGGGGGACCAGGTTGGGGAATCTGAATCTCCAGAACCCAGGATGGAGTTGAGGAAGTCATCAGAGTCCGCGCCTGGCAGGACCTGTTGGGACAGAGAGCACCGGTGGGAATTAGGAGGTCTATGCTTTGCTTCGCATTGCTGTGTGTCTCTGGGCAAGCCGctgaccctctctgggcctcacgcGTCCTTTCTGCAGTGTGGAAAGAGCTAATGTTCCTTGCCCACTGGCGTTGCTGGAACCTGAACACAATTGTGTAGCTCGGGAACAACATCAAACTGTGTCGAGCGAGGAACAAGCCCCAAGTTTAAGTCTGGAGCCAACTTCAAAttgctgtgtgacccaggtcAAGTTACcacccctctctgggccttgcttTCCACACCTTTAAGAAGGAGGCAATGTCACCTGGCCCTTAGGGTCGCTGAGAGGTCTTATACAACAATGTGCTTTGCTAAAATCACACATGTGCGTGGTAAAGGCACAAAGCTGAGTGGAGTCCCGGCTCTGacctgggggggggtgggggtggggacaacGCATTGGGTTATCACCTGGTCCTCCCCACGGCCCCAGTCTTCTCCCAGCTCTACGTGTCTCAGAATGCCATCCTGCCGGTCAAACAGTAGATCCAGGAGCTCCAGGCTGTCGATAGGGCCCATGGGACTGGTGGAGGAAGCCATCTGGGGCGAGGAGGGGACACCTCTGAGGGTCATGCAGCCCCTCTCCTGCCCACCGCCCATCTGCCACCACCCGAGGTACCTTCCCCTTTGCTTCAGTCCCTGCTGCAGCCCCCAGGTCGGCTTGCCCCTCCTGCCTGCTGAGCCTCAATCTCCAAATCTCTGTTGTGGGGACAACCCAGAAACTCCCTGGGCCTAGCAGCCAGTTTCTTTAAAAAGCGCTAGATAGCTGCCCTAGTGGGGATGGTCAGCGGATGAAGCTAGCCCCCTCTTGCATTCCCATCCTGTCCGAATCCCCCCTCACACCCTTTTCTGGAAGGCAGGGAGGCTCAGAATAAAGTCCAGCAGCAGCCTGGAATAGAGGCACAATCTTAGTCATTGTGTTCTCCCTCTGGGtctcagtcttcccatctgtacaatggggtgTGAGGTGCCTGCCAATTCTGGGAGCTTGGGGAGAGTTCCTGGCATAAATCGTCCCTCCCCTGGGGACCTGTGCAGGTCTCACCTTTCCGATGGCTAAATCCCCATCCATGAGCCCCGCTAGCTCCTTCTCCAGACCTCCTGCGTCTGCCTCGAGCCAGAGGCTCAGCCCGCCATCAGGTCTCCAGGGCTCAGCTGCGTCTTCTCTGTGGTTGTCACCACTCCCCAAAAGATGCTGAAATAGTCCCCGGGCGCTCCCAGCCCTCCCCAAGGTGCTCACTGGGCAACAGGCAAGACGGACAGAGTTAAGGGCCAATGACAGCGGGGCAGGCTAGGGGGCGGGGCGGGAAGACCGTTATCTCTCATGTTCTGTGCTTTTCCAGTCAATGGGCAAAGGCCGAAGTCTGGGGTGCTGCGACTCCAGCATAACCTTTCCCCTACTTTCGGGGACTGTTTCTTTCCCTAGTCCCCGGATGTCGGCTCCAAGAAAGCCCAGGGCCCTTAGCCAGGTCCCGTCCACTCCCAGAACAAAACAGAACCCAAAAGAATAGCCCAAACCTTTGGGGGCGCCCTTCCTTCAGCCAGGAGTTCCCTTCCTTCATCAGAGCTGGCAACCCTCAAAGCCCCCTTCCCCCAGGCAAGGTCTTTCTGGCCAAACCAGAGCAATCGATTCCTTCTAGaaccttctgctgctgctgctaagtcgcttcagtcgtgtccgacagcGTTCACTTAttttcaatagatatttattgcAGGCCAAACtgattcctgcctcagggcctttgggctggctgttccctctgcctggaaggcaTATCTGCTCAACCCAACTCTCTCACTGTGTTCACACATTCCTAAATGTTTGCTATTTGTGGAACCCAGCCCAGACAACTGAGAAgccccctgccacacacacaacCAGAGAGGAGCTCCCCACACCTTACCTCTTGATCACATCACTGTTTTCAAGGAACTCACTATTGGAAATTTTCTTGTTTACTTACCTATATTCTTCTCTCATTGCTCCCCTGCCCTTTCATGTGAGCACCATCAGGGAGAGAATAGAGGCTCTTTTGCTCTCAGCTGGGTCCCTAGGGTCTTAAAGATGCCCAGCACACAGGAGGCACTCCATCAACTCTTACTCATCTGGCAACTCTATGGCAGTGGACAAGCTAGATCATAAAAGCATAAACATAGCAATAGCTGACAAAGGGGTGGATGCTACCAAGAAGCTAGATGTAATCATGTACACAGCAACACAGGGCTggcaaagactttatttttatttttttaatgcttttttaaaaaattagtgtgCTTTCTTTGAACCGCATGCCATGAATTTTCTTTGAGGAGGACGGGGCGCATTTCATGTGGAATCTTAttccctgacccgggatcgaacctggatcccctgcattggaagaaggattcttaaccactagatcaccaggaaagttccaGGATTCTTTCAGAAGGTGACATTTAAGTACGGTCCTAAATGATGAGCAAGAGCCCAGCCACTGGAAGATCTAGTGAAAGCCTGTTTCAGGTCAAGGAACAGCTTATGCAAAGCTCCTGGGGCAGGACTGTACCTGGTGTGTTggaggaacagcaaggaggcccATGTGTCTGGAGAACAGTGAGTGAAGggtgagaggaaggaaaggaggacatGGAGGGA
This region includes:
- the CREB3L3 gene encoding cyclic AMP-responsive element-binding protein 3-like protein 3 isoform X3; protein product: MDGDLAIGKMASSTSPMGPIDSLELLDLLFDRQDGILRHVELGEDWGRGEDQVLPGADSDDFLNSILGSGDSDSPTWSPAASDSGISEDLPSDPQDTPPRGGVPATPASCHSVESGEGPCPSYHPGPTCPARHLGPAAQRLETSVAIDLEMWSPGVYAEEQTDLADSPSRYNLTVKDLLLSCSSGDLQQHQLAAPHLLQPGTGHCQELVLTEDEKKLLAKEGITLPTQLPLTKYEERVLKKIRRKIRNKQSAQESRKKKKEYIDGLETRMSACTAQNQELQRKVLHLEKQNLSLLEQLKKLQAIVVQSTSKSAQTGTCIAPFRLQQSREPRRLRTCASFLQNSTQRRCIPGGSRCCTRLRGPRAWAQHWRTSGKVSRQPSWGMGIPGHTCSRQLNRGSGQLNSGPGQLREGTGPGHPTGLCPA
- the CREB3L3 gene encoding cyclic AMP-responsive element-binding protein 3-like protein 3 isoform X2 → MDGDLAIGKMASSTSPMGPIDSLELLDLLFDRQDGILRHVELGEDWGRGEDQVLPGADSDDFLNSILGSGDSDSPTWSPAASDSGISEDLPSDPQDTPPRGGVPATPASCHSVESGEGPCPSYHPGPTCPARHLGPAAQRLETSVAIDLEMWSPGVYAEEQTDLADSPSRYNLTVKDLLLSCSSGDLQHQLAAPHLLQPGTGHCQELVLTEDEKKLLAKEGITLPTQLPLTKYEERVLKKIRRKIRNKQSAQESRKKKKEYIDGLETRMSACTAQNQELQRKVLHLEKQNLSLLEQLKKLQAIVVQSTSKSAQTGTCIAVLLFSFALIVLPSISPFASNRAESPGDFAPVRVFSRTLHNDAASRVAPDAAPGSEAPGPGPNTGALQERSPGSPPGEWESQDTRALDNSTEDLDNSTLVQGNSVKELDRATLLDCAPPEPAVSPGRVGLEAAGGEL
- the CREB3L3 gene encoding cyclic AMP-responsive element-binding protein 3-like protein 3 isoform X1; this encodes MDGDLAIGKMASSTSPMGPIDSLELLDLLFDRQDGILRHVELGEDWGRGEDQVLPGADSDDFLNSILGSGDSDSPTWSPAASDSGISEDLPSDPQDTPPRGGVPATPASCHSVESGEGPCPSYHPGPTCPARHLGPAAQRLETSVAIDLEMWSPGVYAEEQTDLADSPSRYNLTVKDLLLSCSSGDLQQHQLAAPHLLQPGTGHCQELVLTEDEKKLLAKEGITLPTQLPLTKYEERVLKKIRRKIRNKQSAQESRKKKKEYIDGLETRMSACTAQNQELQRKVLHLEKQNLSLLEQLKKLQAIVVQSTSKSAQTGTCIAVLLFSFALIVLPSISPFASNRAESPGDFAPVRVFSRTLHNDAASRVAPDAAPGSEAPGPGPNTGALQERSPGSPPGEWESQDTRALDNSTEDLDNSTLVQGNSVKELDRATLLDCAPPEPAVSPGRVGLEAAGGEL